A single genomic interval of Juglans regia cultivar Chandler chromosome 1, Walnut 2.0, whole genome shotgun sequence harbors:
- the LOC108987231 gene encoding protein DETOXIFICATION 52: protein MYNSDFNTDSPISATEKEEHQQPLITHLFLDLLSQLIIPTKDDPENPKTEYPEKLTQFSLPTLPEIVSESKSLVKLAFPMVLTALILYSRSILSMLFLGQFGDLELAAGSLAIAFANITGYSVLAGLSLGMEPLCSQAFGANRPKLLSVTLHRAVIFLLVSSIPISFLWLNMSRILLCLHQDPNITRMAHRYLMFSLPDLLTNSFIHPIRIYLRTQGITHPLTLASLAGTVFLLPMNFLLVSHFRLGVVGVSAASAASNFFVLLSVVLYVWATGLHEPTWTSPSRECLTGWKPLLRLAAPSCVSVCLEWWWYEIMIVLCGLLVNPRTTVASMGILIQTTALIYVFPSSLSNAVSTRVGNELGANHPHKAKTSAVVAVCVAELMGLLAMTFASGMRDKWARMFTNDSEILKLTAAALPIIGLCELGNCPQTVGCGVLRGSARPTSAANVNLGAFYFVGMPVAVGLAFQLKIGFCGLWLGLLSAQICCAGLMLYVIGTTNWEFQARRAQMLTCTGGTGESELSCDGGGKAIEQETIVCIVVASSCEPKDQY, encoded by the coding sequence ATGTATAATTCAGACTTTAATACAGATTCCCCCATATCTGCAACTGAGAAGGAAGAGCACCAGCAGCCTCTAATCACCCACCTTTTTCTCGATCTCTTATCGCAGCTGATTATCCCTACAAAAGACGACCCAGAGAACCCCAAGACAGAGTACCCCGAAAAGCTAACCCAGTTTTCTCTACCAACTCTGCCCGAGATCGTCTCTGAATCTAAGTCACTCGTAAAGCTGGCTTTCCCCATGGTTTTAACTGCCCTCATTCTCTACTCTCGGTCTATCCTCTCCATGCTCTTCCTCGGCCAATTCGGTGACCTTGAACTCGCCGCTGGCTCGCTGGCCATCGCTTTTGCCAATATAACAGGCTATTCTGTGCTCGCAGGCCTTTCTCTGGGCATGGAGCCCCTTTGTTCGCAAGCCTTCGGAGCAAACCGTCCCAAACTTTTATCTGTAACGCTTCACCGTGCCGTGATTTTCCTCCTCGTCTCGTCCATACCCATTTCTTTTCTCTGGCTCAACATGTCCAGGATTCTTCTTTGTCTACACCAAGACCCCAACATCACTCGCATGGCTCACAGGTACCTAATGTTCTCTCTCCCGGACCTCTTGACCAACTCTTTCATTCACCCAATCCGCATTTACCTTCGCACTCAGGGCATCACGCACCCTCTCACGTTAGCATCCCTCGCTGGCACGGTTTTCCTCTTGCCTATGAACTTTCTGCTCGTCTCCCATTTCCGCCTTGGTGTGGTAGGAGTTTCGGCAGCCTCAGCCGCCTCCAACTTTTTCGTGCTCTTATCCGTTGTCCTATACGTGTGGGCCACCGGGTTACACGAACCAACCTGGACTAGTCCGAGCCGAGAGTGTCTCACCGGCTGGAAGCCGCTGCTCCGGCTCGCCGCTCCAAGTTGCGTCTCTGTTTGCCTGGAATGGTGGTGGTACGAGATCATGATCGTCTTGTGCGGGCTTTTGGTGAACCCCAGAACAACCGTGGCGTCAATGGGCATCTTGATTCAAACAACAGCCTTGATTTACGTGTTCCCGTCCTCCCTCAGCAACGCCGTGTCGACTCGGGTCGGGAACGAACTGGGAGCGAACCATCCTCACAAAGCGAAAACATCCGCGGTAGTGGCGGTGTGCGTGGCGGAGTTAATGGGACTATTAGCGATGACGTTCGCCTCGGGGATGAGGGATAAGTGGGCCCGGATGTTCACTAACGATTCCGAGATACTAAAGTTGACGGCAGCCGCTCTACCAATCATAGGGCTGTGCGAGCTCGGGAACTGTCCGCAGACCGTGGGGTGTGGGGTGTTGAGGGGGAGCGCGCGCCCGACCTCGGCGGCTAACGTAAACCTTGGAGCATTTTATTTTGTAGGCATGCCCGTGGCCGTTGGTCTAGCATTCCAACTCAAAATTGGGTTCTGCGGGCTTTGGTTGGGCCTACTATCGGCCCAGATTTGCTGCGCTGGTTTGATGTTGTACGTGATCGGAACGACGAACTGGGAGTTCCAAGCTCGTAGGGCCCAGATGCTAACTTGCACTGGGGGTACTGGAGAATCAGAGCTCAGCTGTGACGGTGGTGGGAAGGCTATAGAGCAAGAGACAATAGTATGTATTGTGGTCGCTTCCTCTTGTGAGCCCAAGGACCAATACTAA